AGAATCAGCAAAGTGCTTCCTCAGGCAGCTAGGAGCTGACATAAGATGCATTCTGTCCCATTCACAACCCAGAACTGTGTTTTCCAGGTCTCTAggaaattttctgaaatgaaacacatGTCTCCTTTGTAGAGAAGCAGGTCAATGTTGGAGAGGTTAAGTCTCACCTACACCCAGTGGAAATCCACTTACCAGACCAGACTCACAGGGAGGCACGGGAGGACGTGGCTGTGGATGGTGAGTATATCGGCACTTCAGGATTTTTCAGGATCTGGAGCATCTGCTGGGCAGAAAGCTTAAGACTtgggaaagaagaggagaaagagctggaattaaaaaaaaaagccaaaatgctgacatttcccaaggcacaaaatcacagaataattcaggttggaagggacctcaggaggtgtCTTAGTCCAACTTCTTGCTCGAAGCTGAGTGAGCTGTGAGATCAGACTGGGTTGCTCTGGGATTTAGCCATTATAGGATCTCCAGGGCTGTAAAGGAGTTGAGGTTAGCCTGGGTTCAAAGAGTGCCGTGCTCTGGGGAAAGCTTGGACCTCCATCCTACATCTGGCCAAAAAGGCCCTGGTTTGGGAAGCAGTTTTGGGGTGAGAGTCTCTAAAATCACCAAATCCTTTGTGGATATGAGAGTTCTCAGTGTTGTAAACTGCCCTTTTGGTGAGACATTTAAAGCGGCAGCCAAGAGTTTCCCTGCAAACTCTTGTTGTATTTTGGGCTCCCCTTCCTCAAACATATTTCCCCATTAATTAAACTCCATCTTCCCCCATACCCCAGGGGTCACAGTTGACATCCATGATGCAGATTCCAACATGGGCACCACGGAGGTCCCCTTAGCCAACGAGGATCTGCAGGAAGCCCTAGGACACACCGCAGGTGGGAACCGATATTTCCCTTCTTGCTCTCTGCTCCTACCTGGCCCCTCCAGCCAGCAACCCAGCGACTGGAGCACGGGGAGGCTGCTGGTGCTTTGCAGCTCGAGCTTGGCCCACAGCTGGCGTGGGATACACCGTGCACTCAGCAGAGGTTAAATTCTCTccatttctcccttccctttaaTCTTGTGTTGAATTTTTGCTTTGCATTATTTGGCACAGGGGGCATAGTGTGAACTCTGTGTGTCTCGGCAAGATATAAATGCCATCTCTCGGCGTGTCAAAGGAGAAGGGGGCTGTGTCTAGAGCATGTTATGCACAGTGCAGCGTGGAGGGAGGTGATGGGTGATGAATGGCCGTGGAAAGGGAATTTAATCCTGTTTGGCCTCAGCATCCCACCCTGCCCCGCAGGGAGGGAGTTTCATTGCATTATTGTGGCTACAGTCCTTTAGATCCTGAGATGGAAAGGGTAGGTGAAAGGCAAAGGAGTctctattattactattattaataaCCTTTTTTTGCCAagtctctctgtgctgactgccAACATGCAGAGGTTTCCAACACTTTCTTGTTACAGAGGACGCAGCTACTGTGGATAATCAGGGCTCTGACCTGACCATGGTGGAGACCCACTTGACCCCAGAGCCACAGGACGTGCTGAGTCTTGTTGCTGTGGATAGTGCCTCTCCGGCTGCCATTCCGCTGTCATTGCCAAGGCCTGAAATCTCCCTGGAAAGCCAGTCCCTGCTGCTGGCGAGATACCCTGCTTCATTCAAATATTACCTGGGCCCTACCTTAGGGTACAAAGGTGACACCCAGGACCTCAGGTCAATCCTGGGCTCCGTGGCCACCGCGGTCCCCCTGACCAGCAAGGAGAAGCTGGAAGCCTTAGGACACATGGAAGGTGAGGGTAGGTATCTGAGGTATTTCTCCTTGGAGGAAGCCTAGAAATCTCTGGAAACAAACAGATTAGTAAAGAGGCTTCTGCATGCCTGTATGGTGCTTGTCAGGTAAAGAGGACGTGATGTTAGCACGGAAGCTACACGAGGCAACTGATTCCCTTAAAATAATGCAGTGGGTTCCCACTCACCTGGGGTAAACATGGAGGAAAGTCTGTGGTGGTGAACGACTCAGTTTCTCCTCTAATAGTAAAATCCTCCTCCCCTGTCTCAGCAGGGTCTAGCACCTTATTTTTGTACCCTCATCTGCCACAGAGGCATCATGCTATGAGGAGGATTTGTGCCCAATGAAGTCGGTCTGGATTTCCACCAGTGAGAAGAGAAGCAAGCCACAGCACTTTTGCTTtcaactttctctttttccaatACCTGACCCCGTCCAAGGACTCCATCCTGCCTTCACTTGGAAGGAAGAAAGCTCTAACCATCATTTTGGGAAAGCCCCTAGCTTTGTGCAGTAGCTGCCAGTGGGCCCAGCACCAGCACCTCATCCCCTTTGTGCTCTGGTGTCTGTTATTTCCACTGACACTGAGCGATGCTCTCACCCTGCAGATGACGGGAAGGTGAATCCAGGTGAATCCGTGAAGACGGTGAGGTTGGTTCAGCAACCACCCCTGGGGGAAGGTGAGCAAGATCTCCGTAACCCAAATTGCTCCTAGATGACAGCAAACGGGATTAGACAAGTGTCCTTCAGACAAAAACTCCGGAGCCACCTATCTTAATGAACTGCAAATCTGCTGGTAATGACGCTGTGCAGGGAGAGCCAGAGAAACACCAGCACTGCAGTAGGTTTCCGAAACTTCAATGCAAGGCTCACTACAGCCATGTGCAGACTCGCTGAAGCCAGACAGGCAACACAAATTCCCATATTCACTAGCCTTCCTTTACACGTGTGATTAGAGGTGGCAGTCACAGCACTTGGGCTGTGCAGCCAAGCTCCCGAGTACAGCACGCCAAGAGAAACCGTGTTAAACTCTGACTTCTCATCAAGGATTCAAACGCATCGTCCCCAGTCCAACTTTCCAACTGAATACGTTTCCCACCAGAACCCCTGATATTGCTGAGGGCCATCAGAGATTAACACATCAAAGCTGAAGCTGCTGGAAAAATCAAAGCACGATGCTGCTCTCAGCATGCTCCTTGCTCCATGTCATAACTCTTGAGACAGGAGGGTGGGAAATCACAGATGTAGGATGGGCTGCTTGAGACTGACAAAGATTTACTTGACATGCTCTGGTTTCTGTTTCCCTTCTTGTTTCAAGACCTGATTTGTCCGCAAGCCACCTCATCTCACTCTGCTTCCCCCTCGTCGCAGTGATGGCAGGGCTTTTCCCCTCCCTGCGAGCGGGAGAGATTAGTTTCACTAATGtgctgaaaagattttaaatcCTCTGGAGGACAGAGCTGGAGAAAGACAAAAGTTGTTActaacactgtttttatttttatataaccAATTTCCCTCCATGTCCTGACTGCGCACGGAAGATGGTAGCACCTTGCTGACATGTTTAGAATGGTACTTAAAACACCCATGTTTAGAAGGAAAACAATGCTCAGCagggcttttttattttcatagaggACAAAGTTAATGTCAGCGGTGAGGGGTCCATCCTGGCCACCCCACAGATCCATTCAAACCCAGAGAAGCTGAAAGAGGCAAAAGTGAATGGTGAGTGAATATTGGTGGGAAGAAGCCTATGGGGGCCTCCAAATGAGCCTCCCGCTATTGCCAGCACTAGGTCAGGTTGGTTGAGGTTTTGTCTAGCCAAGTCTTGGGCACCTCCTTTGGGACTTGGAAGTCTGGGCATGGCCCAAAGAACCTTGCCCAGTGTCTCACAGATTTTCTGGGGCGACACCAGGAACTGAGCCTGGGTCTTTAGCCACCCACACCATGGGACCTTCGTGCTGGGTCACAGTGCTGCAGGGATGACAGGCTGGCGTGCTGCGATCACAACTGTGTGGCCTCACGTCCATCAGCCGAACCAGGTTCTGGATTAGCAGGTTGAGGACAATATCTGTAAGAGAGAGCGTGGTGTGACGTTAATTCCCCCCCTGTGACTAGTTAGCCTTTGGCTGCCATGAGGGACCATGTTCAAGGGGTAGAGAAAGGAAAATCAGCTTGTCCATGAAGTGTCACCTCCATGGGTGGCAGTTTGTCTGCGAGCTACCTGCTGTTCCAGGCACTGGTTATTCTGGagggaaaggcaaagagaaaggggAATAAACTACCCTCCACATCCACTGCGGGTGGGACAGGCAATCAGCGGCTTAAGTGGCAAGGAGATCTGAATTAGCCATAGTGAAGATGCTAGAGCAGAGGAAGATGCTGTAGCAGAGGAGAGGGAATGCTGGGAGGGTGCAGGATTTCCATTGCTGGATAGCCTGCTGCCCATAAACAGGATGAGACAGTGAATTAACGCTGCAATAGCACAAAACAGGGACAGTTGTCATCGCAGGGTCCTTTCAGCTCTCCTCCTGGTGATGGCTACAGCTGTGAGTCCTGCCTGGAGGGAAGCCCATGAGACTCTCTTGCTTATTTGTCTTTCCACATGCAGAAAGAGTTGCTCcttctcctggctctgctcccaaaACCAGGGTGACACCAAAGCCTCTGCCAAAGAAGAGGGTGATAAAACCCCTCCCAAGGGAGGCACCCAGGTGAGCATGAAGATAGAAACTGGGTGTGTGAAAATGCTGCTGTCCCCGGTCTGTTATGTGATCACGCGCAGAGCTCCTACCTTCACCCTCGTCCCTACAGTGCTGTGCGTGTTGGCATTATCAATCTAGAGAAGAAATGCTGAGGCACGGGCGGTGGATTGGGCCAGGGTCCGGAGCACCAGCCCCAACAAGGGCTGTGGGTCACAGACCTTGGTCCATCCAGTGTTGCAGTGTGGCCAAGGGAGATTTCCAGGACTGTTGCCTCCTGTCCAATGTTTCTGCTTCCCTGCACACACCAGGGTGGCCACAGTTGCCCCCTGCCAAAGTTAGCCTGAACTGGGGAAGACAGCTGAGATCCCACCACCATTTCTGTGCAGCCTTGAGCAGTTAACGTGAGCTGCCACGCAGTGTTTCATTCCCATCACTTTAGGTGTGGATCTGGGTGGTGAGCTCTTCTCTGGCAGTCCTTCCAGCACTGGCTGGCCCATAGAGCTGGGAGAAGGACTGGCGCCTGCATTGCTTGCTCCAGCTCCATCAGCAGGAGCTGCATTATCGGTTGGTCTCTTGTCACTGCGTGCCTCTCAGTTAGTCTGTCCATCTCTCTTtatgcctctgtgtgtgtatggCAGGGAGCCCTCATGCATCCCTCAGCAGAGAATTGAGTGCAAAGCAGCAAAGACCATGACAAGGAAACAACGGAAAGGTAATGGCACCTTGTTAATGGCTTCCTCCCTGAAGGCATGTTGCCAGCATGGCCAAGAGTGGTCTGACCTTTAGCTTGGTCCTGCGGCATTTCATGGTCCTCCTGAGACAACAACCAGGAGTACACAAAGGAAGGGACAATCCCCTGTCCCAAGGATTTGGGGACCCAGTGATTGAAGGAAGCATCAATACCCTTTTTGACAGAGAGATAACTGAAGCTCACGAGCGCAGAGCTGGAACTAAACCAACCACCTCACCCAGCACCTCACGTTAAACACAGGCTCACCCTTCCTCTGCCCAGATCCCCCAACTCCCCTGCACCCTCGGTAGCTCTTTAGAGGTAGATGCTTTGCCACTGGCAGTAAGGAACAACCCATCCTGATCCCAGTCCCAAATCCTCAGTGGTTATAGTTCATTGTTTCCAAACGAATATAACATAGGTAGTGCCTCCCTCCAGCCCATTTAATCCGCTgtcctctctctgcctgcagcattCTCCAATGCTTTCAACTTATTCCCCAAAGACCCGGACGGCAATATTAATCTTCACAGCCTGGAGGTGACCGCTAAGCAGCTGGGGATTAGCTTAACCAGTCAAGAGGCGTACGGTGAACTGGTGCGTGCAGATGCCGATGGTGAGTGCACTAGACCACACGTTACTCCCCTGTGGGTTGTTCTGAGCCAATTTCTGGATGTGCACAGCGATCCTCCTTCACGTTCTTTCCCAGCCCGGGGCAATACTGTACCGAAATGTTTCCTGAGCCAGAGGCTGTACTTGGGCTGCTGCATTTCAGCACTTACCAGGGACTATCCTTCATGAATACGTTGTGCTTTTTGGACCTCTTTATGCATGCTGAAACACCAAGTTCCACAGCCCACTTACATGCGAAAGCTTTAACAGCTTTTCTCCTACCCTTAGGTTTTAGTAGCAAATCTTTCTGCAGCACCAGCTCTAAGCTGTTCACCCCAGCATTTCATTACAGCAAAAAACTGCCTTGCTAATAGAGATGCTACTTGCCTGCAGGAGACAGGACGGTGGATTTCTCTGACTTTCTGGACATCATTACTGACAAGAAGCATTTCACCCAGACAATATGTAAGTAAGAGACATTCTTCTCCAGCAAAAGCCTTGCTTATCCAGAGATATCTGAATTTACCTGATTTTCAGACTAATTGGTACCGAGCAAGAAATCAGCATCTGGGACCCAAAGGAATGAAGGCCGCTCTACTGAGACAAGACAGCAATAGGTCAATGGGCCATGACAGGCCAGCCCAGGGTTAGCTCTGCCCCCACGACCAACCATCACTGTGCTTGCCAGTCTCAGGGACAGGGGCAGGAATCCAGCATTCTGTCCAGGTGTTCCTggctgcaaaagcaaaggccaaacTCTTCTCTTACAAGATGGGACACAGGAGGAGTAGAAGACCTTACTTTCTTTGGCTAGTGATAAGCTGCAGGGAATTGTCCTCCCCGCTAGATACTTAACCAGCACTCAGCAGAAAATGGGGACGGATCCCCATGGCATAACTTGTCCAGATCttcctgggggctgctgggatCTCTGCTCCCTTTGAGCTCTGTGAAGGTAAGACAAGGCTCAGTCATGGTTCTGACCACTCTCCTCCTCTCCAGCCCCTGGGAAAAATGACTCGGGCAGCTTCAATTCTGTCGATGCCAAAGGAATCCTCCTCTTCAAAGTCTTCTTGAAGCTGGTGGAGTTGGCAGCTCTGCCCCGGAGAACTCTGTTTCAGATTATGAGGTGAGCTTCCTTAGCTCTGTGAGATAGAGAAGGGAGGTCCCCACTTTACTGGGATATTTGTGCCATATATAACAAAATATACAGAACACAGGGGCTCCAAGACTagatttccagaaatgttttatatCTAGTTAGACATCCAAAAGCACCTGCATAACTCAGACACCTGCTCTACAAAGACACTGTTGTAAATGCCACCATGTGTCTATCACACACCTTTCCAGTTTAAATATCCTCACACAGCCGGTCTTTCCAGATATGTGGGTGCACAGCAGCCAGCACTGAGTGGGGCTTTGGGCTGTGTTTCACAGGACAATGACGCCCTCTTTTGTCTTCTAGTTACTACGAGCAGAAGCTTAGGGACTGCACTGGCCAAAAAGTCTGGTTGGACGGTGACTTCCTCAAGTGTCACAGAAAGAAGCCCCACAAAATTCAGAAAAAGCCAGTTTACCCGATGCCTGCCTTTGTAAGTGCTGCCCATGTCTCAGCCATGAACAAAAGGGACAAAACAGCTTACAGGGAGCACCTCAAAGGTAAGGCTTGCACACCTCAAAGGTAAGGCTTGCACGCTGTCACTCCCACTCTGTCCAAAAGGGAAGTCACTGGAGCTACGAGGGTGACAACCCGACTGGGGCATTTGCCACAGCTTCTTCTGTCCCCTCCTGGCACGTGGCCTTCTCTGAAGGTGGAGGATCGGTGCTTCTGGTATTGAGTTCAGCAAGGCTCAGGGTCAGCCCTGCGTCAGCAAACCCTTCCAAAGGTAACTCCTAAGAGGATCACAGAAAACGGAGCTGGAGCAGACCGTGGGAGTCCAGCCAGCTCAAAACCCGCCAAGGGAAAGAAGTAAAATCAAACAGCTGTAGTGGGTTCTGCTCCAGGGGCTCATATGAGCAAAggaatcaccccccccccccccgaggtcTCTGTGCAAGGTGGCTGCCGTAAACACCCCACTACAAAGCACCTAGTGGTGGGTGAGCTCTGGGTTACCCCAACACCTACAAGCAGCTCTATGCCATGGATTGCTGCAGATTAAACACCTCAACAATGTAGCCAAGGCACTGGTGCCTATGTGGATCTACGCCTGCTAACGTTGGGCATGCCGGACGGCAGCTCCTGTGACTCGTAGTTCAGAGGAGTGAGGAATCCAGGACTCACTGAGTCCTTCCCAGGCAAGAGGAGGCAAACCaagaggcaggaggcagctggctgTTGGCTGCACAGTGAGTGAGTCTGGTTCCTATTTCCCTTTGCCCCGTTCAGGCAGCCCTTATGCCCAGGTACCAATCTTCCCGCTGATTTGTAAGCAAGACGCAATGACACTGGCAAAGCCAAGAAAGGGCTTGCAGAAGGTGGCGAGGCAGAGGAATGAGCCAACCGCTTTGTTTGCGAGCCACTTCTCCCGTGACAGAAACCGGGTGCAGGAGGTGAGAGAGACAAGCAATGCTTCAGCTACATAACAGTATCGAATGAGGCACGGGGACAAGCCTGAAAACCCATACTTTGTTTAATCAGGCAGCTGCTCTCAAGCCTCCCGCTCACTACAGAAAGCAGAGACGCTCCCCTGCCGTCAACACCGAGTGCCCAAATACATCCCGTCATCTGACAACAGACAGCCCAGGCAAGACACAAACACAAGTGAGTGTGAAACATAGAGGGAAGATGTTACCCTTTGTCGTACGGGACTGCAATTAGAGCAGAAATAAGTGTGACTGGTCACTCATGTAACCTATACATTAACTGTCTGGTGAATGCTTTAACTAGACGCAGGTATTAAAGAGCAATTTTGTCATAAGCTCAAGGAAAAGCGAAACCAGAGGTATAATAATAGCTTAGTTGTTTATTGTTAATCATCAGCATGAATTGGTTATAACCTGCCAGCACCGCATCATAACACGCCGCTGAGGTGCTTTTCGTCTTGTGTGTACACACATGGCCCGTGCTCCCACCTGAGCAAAGCCGTGTGATTCCCCTCGCCTCGGgtcttctgcctcctcctgcgacttccctccctcctccccaaaggCGAAGGCAGCCAAGCGGTACAGGCACAGCCCGGCCCTCCGCCAGCGCCGCAACCTGCTGAAGCTGTGGCAGAACATCGGCGGGGGCCAGACGGGCAGCGAGCGCTTCCACCACACCTTCTGCACCTACTCCTGGTCGTGGAACGCCCATCGCGAACTGGTGACAACCGCTGATCTCCGCAGGCTGGACCGCCAGCTctgccgccggcggcggcccgTGAGGGAGGGAACAGCGATGGACACCAGGCGAAGGCCAAGCCCCAACGCCACCGGAGGCCGGTGAAGGCTGGACAACGGCGGCTTGGGCTGGGCCTGCTCTCCCCCCGCTGtatgaaatgagaaataaaagccagGAAAAGCGTTTTTGCCGCCGTGGTGGCCGTTTCCCGCCCAAGGCGGACGCCGCCGTTGCGGCCGTTCCTCTGAGGTAACGGGCGCCCCTTCCCGCTCCCGCCGCGCGCTTCCCGCCTCCGCCCCCTCCACGTGACAACGGCGCCCCTCACGTGACCGCCACCCCTTGCCTAGTCCTCTTTCGGGTCGGGCGGCGAGACCGTCCTTCCGGTTCCGGCGGCGCTCGGCCCATCATGGCGGCGCCCAGAGAGGCGCCGGAGCGGCGGCTCTTCGGGAGGCGCTTCCTCACCGACCCCGCCCGCCTCTTCCAGCACAACGCCTGGTgagggcggccgccgcctcctcctcgccccgTCTGTGCCCACTCCGGATCCCCGGCCCTTTGCTGCCCGCTGCGGAGAGgcccggggggggcggccggggcgctGCTGCCCTGCGGTGCCTCTCCGCGCCCGGCCGCGGGGGCTTGGGGGTGGGGAATTAGCCGGGGGTGGGCTCGTCCGCGCCGCCCCGGTAGTCTGTGGCCAGGTGCTGGATTAACGGGGCTCTCGGCGGCCGGGGCGGCTCAGCCCCGAGCTGCCCCGCTCCGCTTCACGGGGGCCCGGCCGCAGACATCGTTCGCGCTCCCCTCCCAGCGCGCTGAACCGGCGCCCGGGCTGGCTTCTGAAGCGCCCaccggggcgcggagcggggccgggggagctgTGGGTCCCGAGCTGGAGGCCCGATAGCAAGGGGGGCCTGGGGCGGGGGCCCGGCACCCCCGGGGCTGGGACCCTGCCGGGGTGGCAGGCGGTGGCGGGAGGGCTTGGAGGGGCGGGAGGACCCTGCCCTCTTCGGCCGGTGCGACGGGGTGCTAATCCCCGAGGGGTCCTGAGCCTTCCTCGGCTCCTCCCGAAGCAGTTGGGATTCCTCTGGCTCCCTTGATGTTTCAGGAGGATGCGTTGTTTTGCTTTGTAGCAATTGTTTCATTGCTGTAGttaataaaagttaaa
This genomic window from Accipiter gentilis chromosome 5, bAccGen1.1, whole genome shotgun sequence contains:
- the EFCAB3 gene encoding EF-hand calcium-binding domain-containing protein 3 isoform X2 encodes the protein MDPSKLPKPCSPTATEAQQQPPPRGSTESWDTSACSQAPSAPRRVSSPGRTSTSSQSAKSCKKSTSRRTSEGAALWCMVLMAETYPPRQAVYRKDVPKADKATQSPSSFEVLQKEWLPQGEKKKENKYTSDDQDQPQQRASRASSATESCSQASQRRAPSPPEAAVTAQNRKSMSSLCVNLYNEEGEEQDEAVLELEEKQVNVGEVKSHLHPVEIHLPDQTHREAREDVAVDGVTVDIHDADSNMGTTEVPLANEDLQEALGHTAEDAATVDNQGSDLTMVETHLTPEPQDVLSLVAVDSASPAAIPLSLPRPEISLESQSLLLARYPASFKYYLGPTLGYKGDTQDLRSILGSVATAVPLTSKEKLEALGHMEGEDDGKVNPGESVKTVRLVQQPPLGEEDKVNVSGEGSILATPQIHSNPEKLKEAKVNERVAPSPGSAPKTRVTPKPLPKKRVIKPLPREAPREPSCIPQQRIECKAAKTMTRKQRKAFSNAFNLFPKDPDGNINLHSLEVTAKQLGISLTSQEAYGELVRADADGDRTVDFSDFLDIITDKKHFTQTISPGKNDSGSFNSVDAKGILLFKVFLKLVELAALPRRTLFQIMSYYEQKLRDCTGQKVWLDGDFLKCHRKKPHKIQKKPVYPMPAFVSAAHVSAMNKRDKTAYREHLKGSPYAQVPIFPLICKQDAMTLAKPRKGLQKVARQRNEPTALFASHFSRDRNRVQEAAALKPPAHYRKQRRSPAVNTECPNTSRHLTTDSPGKTQTQHELVITCQHRIITRR
- the EFCAB3 gene encoding EF-hand calcium-binding domain-containing protein 3 isoform X1, with product MDPSKLPKPCSPTATEAQQQPPPRGSTESWDTSACSQAPSAPRRVSSPGRTSTSSQSAKSCKKSTSRRTSEGAALWCMVLMAETYPPRQAVYRKDVPKADKATQSPSSFEVLQKEWLPQGEKKKENKYTSDDQDQPQQRASRASSATESCSQASQRRAPSPPEAAVTAQNRKSMSSLCVNLYNEEGEEQDEAVLELEEKQVNVGEVKSHLHPVEIHLPDQTHREAREDVAVDGVTVDIHDADSNMGTTEVPLANEDLQEALGHTAEDAATVDNQGSDLTMVETHLTPEPQDVLSLVAVDSASPAAIPLSLPRPEISLESQSLLLARYPASFKYYLGPTLGYKGDTQDLRSILGSVATAVPLTSKEKLEALGHMEGEDDGKVNPGESVKTVRLVQQPPLGEEDKVNVSGEGSILATPQIHSNPEKLKEAKVNERVAPSPGSAPKTRVTPKPLPKKRVIKPLPREAPREPSCIPQQRIECKAAKTMTRKQRKAFSNAFNLFPKDPDGNINLHSLEVTAKQLGISLTSQEAYGELVRADADGDRTVDFSDFLDIITDKKHFTQTISPGKNDSGSFNSVDAKGILLFKVFLKLVELAALPRRTLFQIMSYYEQKLRDCTGQKVWLDGDFLKCHRKKPHKIQKKPVYPMPAFVSAAHVSAMNKRDKTAYREHLKGSPYAQVPIFPLICKQDAMTLAKPRKGLQKVARQRNEPTALFASHFSRDRNRVQEAAALKPPAHYRKQRRSPAVNTECPNTSRHLTTDSPGKTQTQAGPPALPPAAAREGGNSDGHQAKAKPQRHRRPVKAGQRRLGLGLLSPRCMK
- the EFCAB3 gene encoding EF-hand calcium-binding domain-containing protein 3 isoform X3, with amino-acid sequence MDPSKLPKPCSPTATEAQQQPPPRGSTESWDTSACSQAPSAPRRVSSPGRTSTSSQSAKSCKKSTSRRTSEGAALWCMVLMAETYPPRQAVYRKDVPKADKATQSPSSFEVLQKEWLPQGEKKKENKYTSDDQDQPQQRASRASSATESCSQASQRRAPSPPEAAVTAQNRKSMSSLCVNLYNEEGEEQDEAVLELEEKQVNVGEVKSHLHPVEIHLPDQTHREAREDVAVDGVTVDIHDADSNMGTTEVPLANEDLQEALGHTAEDAATVDNQGSDLTMVETHLTPEPQDVLSLVAVDSASPAAIPLSLPRPEISLESQSLLLARYPASFKYYLGPTLGYKGDTQDLRSILGSVATAVPLTSKEKLEALGHMEGEDDGKVNPGESVKTVRLVQQPPLGEEDKVNVSGEGSILATPQIHSNPEKLKEAKVNERVAPSPGSAPKTRVTPKPLPKKRVIKPLPREAPREPSCIPQQRIECKAAKTMTRKQRKAFSNAFNLFPKDPDGNINLHSLEVTAKQLGISLTSQEAYGELVRADADGDRTVDFSDFLDIITDKKHFTQTISPGKNDSGSFNSVDAKGILLFKVFLKLVELAALPRRTLFQIMSYYEQKLRDCTGQKVWLDGDFLKCHRKKPHKIQKKPVYPMPAFVSAAHVSAMNKRDKTAYREHLKASSVPSWHVAFSEGGGSVLLVLSSARLRVSPASANPSKGNS